Within Agromyces sp. Leaf222, the genomic segment GCCCACGGCCCGCGGCGATCTGCGCGCGCCAGACGGCGACACCTCGCACCTCGAACCCCGCATCCGCGCCTTCGTCGACGACGTCGCGTGGGCCGACCACCTCGTGTTCTTCTTCCCGCAGTGGTGGGGCACCTACCCGGCCGTGCTGAAGGCGTTCCTCGACCGCGCCATCCTCTCGGGCACGGCGTTCACGTACGGACGCGGGCAGATCTCGACGCGCCTCCTCGACGGCAAGACGGCCCGCATCGTCATGACCATGGACTCGCCGATCGCGTGGAACCGGTTCGTCTACCGCAACGCCGCCGAGACCTCGCTCAAGCGGGCGACCCTCGGGTACTGCGGCGTGCGCACCATCGGCATCACGCGCCTGACGCCCGTCCGCTTCTCGACCCCCGAGAAGCGCGCCGCCTGGCTCGAGCAGGTTCGCCGGCTCGGGGCGACGGATGCCGCGAGGGCCCGCCGTCGTCAGCCCGCCGTCGCCGTGGCATCCCCGGTCGAATAGACCACGTTTGTCGAATAGACCACCTTTTCAGGACCACATCGGTCATGCGTGCAATATGCGTCCATGACCGATGTGGTCCTGAAAAGGTGAGAGCCGCGTGGATCAGCGGCGCAGCAGCGAGACGGCGTAGGCCGTGATCCACGCGAACCCGAGCGCCACGCCCACGAACAGGCGGATGCTGGCTGCCGGCCCGAACGGCACGCAGAGCACCAGGCAGGCGAGCCCGATCACGATCGACCAGGCCGCCGCCGTTCGCCGCCCCTCCCAGCGCAGCCGCTTCGCGACGACGAACGTCACGGCCACGAGCGCGAGGAACGCGAGCGGCGCCGCGAACGCGTGCACGCCGCCGTGGAAGGTCCACTCGGTCGGGTACCCGTCGGGTGTGCCGAGCGGGAAGCCGAGGGCCGGATCCGCCGTGAAGGCCCCGCCGAGCACGAGTCCGACGCCGTAGAGGCCGAACAGCACGGGCGCCCACACCCGCCCTGGGCCGTCGCCGAGGCTGCGGCGGGCGCCGACCGCGAAGGCGAGCATGAGCACGCCGGCGACGATGAAGTTCGCGATCTGCAGGTATCCGCGGTCGCCGAGCGAGAGCAGGCTGAGCGGATGCCGCGACAGGTCGAATCCCTCACGCGCGAGCGCCTGCACGAGTCCGGCCACGACGAAGAGCGGCCCGGCGACGACGCCCGCGAGCACCAGACGCCGAGTCGCGGCATCCGGGGCCTGGGCGACGGCGTGCGGATGCGGGCTCCGCCCGGCGAGGCGGGCGGCGTCGACGTCGACGGTCGAGGTGGTGTCCA encodes:
- a CDS encoding DUF998 domain-containing protein; this encodes MDTTSTVDVDAARLAGRSPHPHAVAQAPDAATRRLVLAGVVAGPLFVVAGLVQALAREGFDLSRHPLSLLSLGDRGYLQIANFIVAGVLMLAFAVGARRSLGDGPGRVWAPVLFGLYGVGLVLGGAFTADPALGFPLGTPDGYPTEWTFHGGVHAFAAPLAFLALVAVTFVVAKRLRWEGRRTAAAWSIVIGLACLVLCVPFGPAASIRLFVGVALGFAWITAYAVSLLRR
- a CDS encoding NAD(P)H-dependent oxidoreductase, with protein sequence MTNTLVIIGHPNAGSFNHALAAQYLTGLRAASVAPADLRVIDLAEREFDLLPTARGDLRAPDGDTSHLEPRIRAFVDDVAWADHLVFFFPQWWGTYPAVLKAFLDRAILSGTAFTYGRGQISTRLLDGKTARIVMTMDSPIAWNRFVYRNAAETSLKRATLGYCGVRTIGITRLTPVRFSTPEKRAAWLEQVRRLGATDAARARRRQPAVAVASPVE